The Candidatus Defluviibacterium haderslevense DNA window AATACATTTCCAATTCCAACATTACCTTTTCCAGTTCCACCAAATTGATATATACTTATTACAAATGACTTTTTTATTGGGGTAACAATAGTTTGTGTATTGCCAGAAATGGTATAATACTGTGTCAATTTTTTATTAGTTGATACATGCTTAGTCATTCCAGTGAAGTTTGCTGTTTTTCCAGTTGTAAGTAAATTATATATTGGTCCAGATGTAACAGGAATTGCAATACTTTTTTTATTATTTGTCACCAACATCTCTTGACAATTTCCACCTTTTGTATCACAATATTTTGCTATAGTAGCATTTGATCCAACTGCTTTTTTTGATACCAAATTGAGTTTTTTTCCAGATCGTGTAATTGAATTATCCACTTGTGAATTTGCATTAAGCGAAATAAAAATAAAAATAAATAAATAAGTAAATTTCATAATACTTGATTTGTTTTTTAAAAATTTGAATTGAAAATATATAATTAATTACTTGAATAAAACAATTCAATTAATTGGATCAATTGTTTAGAATATTAAAAATTAAAGTTTCTTTGTATGTACTATTTTAGGTGTTTTAATATTTTTTTGCTTATTGACTAAAATTATCGGATACTCAATACAGTGATTTTGAAAATCACAAACATATCTCTTACAATTCAAAGTCAGTTCAGGATTACTGCATTTTATACAAACCATGCTATCAACTGAAACAGTATCGCAAGATTTTGTATATAGGATTGATTTAGTTAAAGTCTGAGCTTGCAGACTCAAATTTGCCAAACACATGTACAAACAAAGAACTAAAGCAATTACATTTTGATTCATAATTAAGCAAGATAAAGCATATAAAAAATAGTTTATTCTTAGATTCATTTGGAATCAATGGTTGCACAATCAATCGGTTCACAAGCTTTCTTACCATCTGTAAAGGTCACACAGATCTCACAATAATCTTCAGTTGGTGGCGGAGGTGGCTTTTTAGATGGCTTTTTCTTTTTAGGCGCAGGACTTACAGGCTTTGCCAAAGTACCACCATTGCTAATAATATTCCCTTGGATAAGTTCAATTGGTAATGCATTTCCTTTTATATCAAATGCGACAAAAGATTTGATTTTACCCTGCTGCAGAATCACACTAATAGTCATTGTTTTTCCCTTATCACTGAAAACAGGATAAGTTCCGTCTTTTGTTGGAAGTGAATTTATATTATCTCGAATGGTTTGCTGACTTGAAATTTTAAAGGATGGAAACAGAATTCCAAAAATCATAGCAAAATATACAATTTTATGTTTCATTATTCAATAATTAATTTGAGATTTATTACGACATTCTATCAGAAATATTACCTTTGAGAATTAGTACATGGTTTCAATTCACAGTTCCTAACACAAAAATTAACACTCTGTCCTCCAGTGCTACCTCCTTCAGCACAAGGATATGTCTCGCAAACAATACACATTGGTTTACTTATTTTTTTGGCACTCTTTTTAGTTGTTCCGCTCCCATTATTTGTTTTTGCAGTACTACCGTTTGCAGCAGGCAAACTAACATCCATAAAATCAGTTGCTTTAAAACTCACATTGATACTTTTGAGTGTTTTCAAATTGTAACCAGTAATTTTTGATACCTTATTATTCTTTACTGTTAGATAGAAATTAATATTTTCGGAATTTGTAACCAAATTCTGTCCCTCTTCAAATTGAGAATCATTTATGCTATACTCGATAGATTTATTCTGTGAAATTCCAATATGAGTTACAGCAATTTGAAAAATGAAAATGAAAATAAAATTATTTGCTTTCATACTATTGTTTATTAAAGTTTTATTAATTTTCAATTTATTGTTTTTTAAGTCCACCTTTACAGATAACAGGTTTACACGGTCCAGATTGACACCAGCAATTGACACTTTTTCCACTTGGATCTGTACAAGTATTAGGACAAAGTTCCATTGGACATTCTACACAAGTCTTTACTGCTGAATTTATACCTCCTACAGATCTACCCATTTTCTTTGCATTATCCGATTCATCCATAGCGTCTATATCCATAGAAAATTTACTTTTTGACTTCAAATTGAATCCATAAAAGTCAACCATTTTATTGCTTTTAACATTAGCAAAAATATTGACATCTGCATCTGCATAGACAAGACTATTCTGCCCTTTCATTGTTTTTGGATCATAGGTAAAGCTGAGTGTTTTCTTGTTTTGTGCAGAAATAGCAAATCCACACATGAGAACAAAAATAAAAATTAGTAATCTAGACATCATTAATAAAAATTAAGTTATAAAATAGATTAATTGAATTGAATTTTTCAAACAAAATTAGGACAAATACTGTTGGTTATTAATATGCATATATTTAACAAGGATTCAAACACTTTTCTTTAATATATTATACTAGAATGATGAATAATCTTAGCATGTAAAATGAAATATTAGATAAATTTTCAATTTACTTTCTTACAAGTAAATATTTTATAACTAAAATTCTATATTAAAACTGTTTGCTTACGAAAGTATTTTAATCATAGTCACCAAATAATTAAAGCAAAAACGAACACTTCAAACATTATAATTAAGTTAAATATAATAATAGTTTATTCCTTCAGAACAAATCCGTTATATCAATAAACATCTATGACTTTTCCAGTCAAAATATTTTGTGCAAATTATATCGATTTGAAGCAATATTAATATCTATAACTTTTCTTTGGTTAATAATTAATAAAATTATTTAAGACAATAACAGGTACCCCTATCGGTATCACAAAAGGATAATATACAATCTTTGTCTGTAAACATTCTATTACAATCAGCATCACCTTGGCATGAACAAAGAGGACCATCACAACTGTATGAAAATGTTCCCTGCTGCTTAAGTAAGCTACTTGTTTTCTTTGGAACATGATTGGGGTCAGTTTTCTCCATTATAGGTGATGAAATTTGTCCTTTTGAAATTAAAAAAGAGGCAACTCCTCCCGATGCATAGGTAAGTCTGTATTTTCCATCTTTGAGACCAGGAATTTGAATTACTCCTAATGCATTTTTTGAAAAATCCATTTCTTTGAGATTAATCACTTGAGATACAGAAGTAGTCGACGTAGAGCTTGCTTTAATATCTTTTTGGTGATTAGTGCTTACTTTTTTCTTCACTTGAGAGAACCCGGAATAAACAAACAAGAGCACTAAAATGAATATTACTGAAATTTGTTTCATGATTTTAAAAATTTAAGTTTATAATAAATTAAGTATTTTAAGAGACCAACAATGAAATTTGTGTTCTTTTCTGCATTCGAAAACAACCTTAAGCTATATCTGGGCTCTTTTACGTTCTTAATAATAAATACCTGTGAGGAGAACAATCTTAGCAATGAATAGGAAATATTTCGAGAAAAAGGAAATCAACAATTCCATTTTTAACAGCAGTTGCTACTGAGCTGATCAAATAGAGTGGCATATCATAAAGTAAGGAATTCTAATTTACCAATACAAATCCAGCCCAATAGTATGGTTCTAGGCCTTTTTTACGCAAAGAGTTTTGTGCTTCTAATAAGGCATCACAAATTGGAAGTTTATCTTTGATCCAATTTATATAAAAAAGTTGCATTAATTCGGATGTTTGTTTGTCTGGAACTTGCCAGAGCGACATCATTATATTTTTTACACCAGCGATTTTAAATGCTCGCTGTAATCCGTAGACACCTTCATTTCCTGCTATATCACCTAGTCCTGTTTCACAAGCTGAGAGAACAACCAGCTCAGTATTGCTGAGATCCATTAAGCTGATTTCATATGCTGTCAAAATGCCATCATCTGTGTTTGGATATGCTGGCTTTCCATTTTGCCAAGCATAATTTGCCCCAGCCATTATTAAACCTGATCTTATCATAGGATCAGTTGCATTTTGAAAGACTATTTGTTTCGAATTATTGACTATTGAAAATTGATTAATATTCTTTGGATCAGGGAAGAAAAATCCATGAGTGGCTAAATGAATCAATCTTGGCGAGCTGGCTCTTGTTGTTGATCTACCTAAAGATTTAAAGAAATCTTCAGTGGCATTTAACTCTGAAATAATATTAGATTTTAAGTTATTCATTTCAAACACAGTTGAAATTTTCTGAACTTCATTAATAGTTCCCTCAAGATATTTCCATTTCCCAACTCTTAAACTCGAATCATTTTGGAAAAAGGAAAAATCTCCTCTTGTACTTAAATCAATTTGATAAACTATAGTATCCGAAATACTAGTTGAGTTGACATTAAGATCATACTGCAAACCTCCAAATAGAATACTTTCATTAGTATTACTAACGTATTCATCGCTTTGCGATAATAATTCACGCGTGCTAGTTAACAACACCAACTTATATTGGTCCATTACAGATGAATTATCCGGAAGTGTAATTGCATTTAGATTTATCCTATGCATTAAACCAATAGGAGAATAATATACTGTCGAATATGGTTTTATCAAAGACTCAATTGGCTTCCAAATCAGATTATACAGATACTTATCATGTTGCCTTGACAAATTATCAGGTTTTTGGTATAGTTTTGAAACGTACTCCATTCTTCTTTTAGAATTTACTACAAATTGCGCTTCTAATTTTTCTTCGGAACACAATGGAATGAAGACAGGAAATTTGTCATCAGGTCTAATAAGTAATGCAGCATAACAGATAGTATTAGATATTTTTCCATCATTGTACAAAGGATAGGCAATAAATTCAATAATCACTTCATTTTGCTTTAGATTACGAAGCAATTGGCTCCAATGTACGTCAATAGAAGCATCGTTTTTCAAATTGAGATGTTTACTTAATTCCTTTTCAGAAACATTAGCTTTGTTTTCTAAACTAGCAAGATCTCTACGCTCAGCCAAAGGCTTTGAATATTCTGCAGCAAGTAACCTTTTGAATGATTTATAAACATCATTTAATGAGCTAGCTGATGAATCTCTTGATATAATTCGGTTTTTTTGAATTCTAGCATTAAGCAAATTGCCTTTATAAAATAATGCATCATCAAATGCTTCTCCAATTAAATAATCCAGAGTTTGATATTTTCCAAATGCATCCATAAAATTAAAATCATCTTTCCGCAGATTATTAGTAAACTCATACGCCTCTCTATCTGACATATAACTCAAGGCATTAACAATTTCCCTTTTATAAATGCTACTTGCAGACGAATAATAATATGCGGCCCTTTCAAAGCTATCAATTTCATAATATGATTTTGCCAAATTGATAAGTATACTCTTACTGGTTGGATTACCTAATCCAAAAGATTTCGTGACCAAATTAAGAGCTTGTGTGTCTAAATGAATAGCTTGTTTATGATGACCATTAAGCAATTTGAACTCAGAATATAATCTTAAATACTGCGCGATTTCATGATGATCTTTACCTTTTATTTTAATATTAGCTTCAATAATATTTAGAAAGACACTATCTGGTATATCAATTTTCCCTTGTCTCAATTTTACCAAAATAAGATTTTGAAGCGCTTCCAAAGAATATATATTTTCAGTACCTAATAGTTTATCATAAAAATTCAAGACAACTGCAAACTGTTCTTCAGCCAAATCATATCTTCCCAAATCAGAATGTATTCTAGCAATATTATTTAGAACACCCATATATTCAATACTCTCCTGACCAAAATTGTTCTTATAAAAATTTATCGCTTCATTATAATAAAACAAAGATTTTTCAAAAGAACCAATTTTATAATAATAAACACCAATTTGGTTTAACGTATTTCCATACATTCTATTCTTTTTTAAAGCTTCATTTTTTTGATAAATCGCATATGCTTCTAATAAATAATATTCATCTTTATCATATTGGCCAGATCTTTCATAAACTTTTGCCAATACTGCCAAGGTCAGAATATACTCTATTTTATTACTCGCATTCAATGATTCAAAAGTCATTTTTGAAACTAATAATGCATTTAAGGCCTGATCGAACTTATCTGTTTCTGAATACAACTCTCCTAAATTTCGGAGTGTAACTGCATAACCTAATGAATTCTTTCCTTCTATTTTTTCTCTAAAATTCAAACTTTCATTATAGTACTTTTCTGCATTCGAAAAATTCTGCGTTTTTGCATAAAAAGTAGCTAGATTATTCAAGGATTTGCCATATTCAATATTACTATCCCCAAATGTTTTTTTACAAACATTTAAAGCCTCTACTATATATGGTTCTGCTTTGTTTATTTGTCCATCAAATAATAGAACCTGCCCCAATAGACTCAAACATTGAACGGCTTGAAAACTTAATGAATCTTTTCCATTTCTGACAATTGGTAATGCTTTAAAGAAATACTCTTGAGCGCTTTTATAGTTATTTAATGACATCTCTGACTTTCCCCTCAAATAACAAAGTTCACCATAAGAATCAGATAGATCAC harbors:
- a CDS encoding CHAT domain-containing protein, with translation MYFGIKSVMILFLFCLSIALQSQVKDNLVFKKEFDSTCALVKTYLSKKDFSNANKLLIENESAVILKLGDLSDSYGELCYLRGKSEMSLNNYKSAQEYFFKALPIVRNGKDSLSFQAVQCLSLLGQVLLFDGQINKAEPYIVEALNVCKKTFGDSNIEYGKSLNNLATFYAKTQNFSNAEKYYNESLNFREKIEGKNSLGYAVTLRNLGELYSETDKFDQALNALLVSKMTFESLNASNKIEYILTLAVLAKVYERSGQYDKDEYYLLEAYAIYQKNEALKKNRMYGNTLNQIGVYYYKIGSFEKSLFYYNEAINFYKNNFGQESIEYMGVLNNIARIHSDLGRYDLAEEQFAVVLNFYDKLLGTENIYSLEALQNLILVKLRQGKIDIPDSVFLNIIEANIKIKGKDHHEIAQYLRLYSEFKLLNGHHKQAIHLDTQALNLVTKSFGLGNPTSKSILINLAKSYYEIDSFERAAYYYSSASSIYKREIVNALSYMSDREAYEFTNNLRKDDFNFMDAFGKYQTLDYLIGEAFDDALFYKGNLLNARIQKNRIISRDSSASSLNDVYKSFKRLLAAEYSKPLAERRDLASLENKANVSEKELSKHLNLKNDASIDVHWSQLLRNLKQNEVIIEFIAYPLYNDGKISNTICYAALLIRPDDKFPVFIPLCSEEKLEAQFVVNSKRRMEYVSKLYQKPDNLSRQHDKYLYNLIWKPIESLIKPYSTVYYSPIGLMHRINLNAITLPDNSSVMDQYKLVLLTSTRELLSQSDEYVSNTNESILFGGLQYDLNVNSTSISDTIVYQIDLSTRGDFSFFQNDSSLRVGKWKYLEGTINEVQKISTVFEMNNLKSNIISELNATEDFFKSLGRSTTRASSPRLIHLATHGFFFPDPKNINQFSIVNNSKQIVFQNATDPMIRSGLIMAGANYAWQNGKPAYPNTDDGILTAYEISLMDLSNTELVVLSACETGLGDIAGNEGVYGLQRAFKIAGVKNIMMSLWQVPDKQTSELMQLFYINWIKDKLPICDALLEAQNSLRKKGLEPYYWAGFVLVN